In the Larimichthys crocea isolate SSNF chromosome XXI, L_crocea_2.0, whole genome shotgun sequence genome, one interval contains:
- the rabl2 gene encoding RAB, member of RAS oncogene family-like 2, with translation MAGDATNIPELDQKKYDADEEVKIICLGDSAVGKSKLMERFLMDEYRPQQLSTYALTLYKHTATVGNKTVAVDFWDTAGQERFQSMHPSYYHKAHACIMVFDVQRKITYKNLANWYRELREYRPEIPCCVVANKIDADLKVTQRSFNFGKKQGLPFYFVSAADGTNVVKMFREMIKRAVDYKQNPSDFMDEVMQELENFDLEKKEDTSEADEDGLKAESPELVS, from the exons atggcTGGCGACGCTACCAACATCCCTGAACTGGACCAGAAGAAGTACGACGCAGACGAAGAAGTGAAGATCATCTGTCTGGGAGACAGCGCGGTTGGTAAATCCAA GCTGATGGAGAGGTTTCTCATGGACGAATA TCGTCCCCAGCAGTTATCAACCTACGCTTTGACTctctacaaacacacagccactgTAGGAAACAAGACCGTAGCTGTCG ATTTCTGGGACACTGCTGGCCAGGAGAGATTTCAGAGCATGCATCCCTCATATTACCACAAAGCACATGCATGTATCATG GTTTTTGATGTTCAAAGGAAGATCACGTATAAGAATCTGGCCAACTGGTACAGGGAGCTGAGAGAGTACAGACCAGAGATACCCTGTTGTGTCGTTGCCAACAAAATTGATG CTGATTTGAAGGTGACACAGAGGAGTTTTAACTTCGGGAAGAAGCAAGGACTCCCATTTTACTTTGTGTCAGCAGCTGATGGGACTAATGTAGTTAAG ATGTTCAGAGAGATGATCAAGAGAGCAGTGGATTACAAGCAGAACCCCAGTGACTTCATGGATGAAGTGATGCAAGAATTAGAG AACTTTGACTTGGAGAAGAAGGAAGATACTTCAGAAGCAGACGAGGACGGATTGAAAGCAGAGAGTCCTGAGTTGGTCTCATAG